In one Burkholderiales bacterium GJ-E10 genomic region, the following are encoded:
- a CDS encoding hypothetical truncated transposase, translated as MHSIAALDIESLPRDVDALLEVIAEQRKQFSAVLESLCAQLAKMKQMTFGSRSERFAGQALLFTEDLPIPPAPPKLPTTTVAAHERKRRGRPALPAHLPRVRKEYDLTDDQKAGFDRIVLIGEVVSSTLDVIPQKVFVIDHARAKYRCTKDGITSIVVADAQPSPLPKSNASAGMLAHVLVSKYCDGIPLARQEKIFARYGVDLARTTLDDWTLASTEKLAVLMPAFKAHVLGAPGMFADDTTLKLVEEGRRRSRTARLWVYVSSGARQDPQGNWIAYPKAAYFEFTETREAIHPTRFLKGYRGFVQADDYNGYHPTFATGLAKHCLCWAHVRRRYFEVASQPGASPLASEALSFIRGIYLVDSEYKDATPDQRLAARKKHTVALLEKFYAWLCHHQPSLLPRSPLGKAFAYTLSNWAALMRFTTDGTVSPDSNLVERTIRPVAVGRKAWLFAASERGGHAAAVAFSLIESCKLAGVEPYAYLRDVLQRIDGHRIDRLHELLPFNWKPTGDCNPV; from the coding sequence ATGCACTCGATCGCCGCCCTCGACATCGAATCTCTTCCTCGTGATGTCGATGCGCTGCTCGAAGTGATCGCCGAGCAGCGCAAACAGTTCTCCGCAGTGCTCGAGTCGCTGTGCGCCCAGCTCGCGAAGATGAAGCAGATGACCTTCGGGTCGCGCTCGGAGCGCTTCGCAGGCCAGGCGCTGCTCTTCACCGAGGATCTTCCCATTCCCCCGGCGCCGCCGAAGCTCCCGACGACGACGGTTGCCGCGCACGAGCGCAAGCGTCGCGGACGTCCAGCGCTTCCGGCACACCTGCCGCGGGTCCGCAAGGAATATGACCTCACGGACGATCAGAAGGCCGGATTCGACCGGATCGTGCTCATCGGCGAAGTCGTCAGCTCCACGCTCGACGTCATTCCGCAGAAGGTATTCGTGATCGACCACGCGCGGGCGAAGTATCGCTGCACCAAGGACGGAATTACTTCGATCGTCGTGGCCGATGCGCAACCTTCGCCGCTGCCCAAGAGCAACGCCAGCGCCGGGATGCTCGCGCACGTACTGGTGTCCAAGTACTGCGACGGAATTCCGCTCGCCCGCCAGGAGAAGATCTTCGCCCGGTACGGAGTCGATCTGGCGCGCACGACGCTCGACGACTGGACCCTGGCAAGCACGGAGAAGCTCGCCGTCTTGATGCCCGCGTTCAAGGCGCACGTTCTGGGCGCCCCCGGGATGTTTGCCGACGACACGACACTGAAGCTCGTCGAGGAGGGTCGACGAAGATCGCGCACCGCAAGGCTCTGGGTGTACGTCAGCAGCGGTGCGAGACAAGATCCCCAGGGAAACTGGATCGCCTACCCCAAGGCGGCGTACTTCGAGTTCACCGAAACCCGGGAGGCGATCCACCCAACCCGGTTCCTGAAGGGGTACCGCGGCTTTGTGCAAGCCGACGACTACAACGGTTATCACCCAACCTTTGCCACGGGGTTGGCGAAGCATTGCCTATGCTGGGCGCATGTGCGAAGGCGCTACTTCGAGGTTGCGTCGCAGCCGGGAGCATCGCCTCTGGCCAGCGAGGCCCTGTCGTTCATCCGCGGCATCTATCTCGTCGACTCCGAGTACAAGGACGCCACGCCAGACCAGCGGCTTGCGGCAAGAAAGAAGCACACCGTTGCGCTGCTGGAGAAGTTCTATGCGTGGTTGTGCCACCACCAGCCGAGCCTGTTGCCGCGATCTCCCCTTGGCAAAGCGTTCGCGTACACGCTCTCGAACTGGGCGGCGCTCATGCGCTTCACCACGGACGGCACCGTTTCGCCGGACTCCAACTTGGTCGAGCGAACGATTCGCCCGGTCGCCGTAGGCAGAAAGGCATGGCTCTTCGCAGCATCCGAGCGCGGAGGACACGCCGCAGCGGTTGCCTTCAGCCTCATCGAATCGTGCAAACTTGCGGGTGTGGAACCCTACGCATACCTTCGCGACGTGCTGCAGCGCATCGACGGTCATCGCATCGACCGTCTGCACGAGTTGCTGCCCTTCAACTGGAAGCCCACCGGTGACTGCAACCCCGTTTGA
- a CDS encoding integrase family protein: MSASKHASVHERWAHLRFSVIGQLLAAPPPKGELRAELRKLAERTWRHPVTGEPARFALSTIERWLLRARRERRDPVGVLRRKVRADAGVQKVGSAIRQALQAQYAAHPSWSVQLHTDNLRALIERDPALGSMPSYSSVRRLFQAQGWRKRQRLSSRDTAGAQRAEARLAAREVRSYEAHYVGSLWHWDCHVGSRPVLTAAGRWATPVLFGVLDDCSRLGCHLQWYLRENAECVAHGLSQAIQKRGLPRAAMSDNGAAMLAAEITEGLARLGIAHETTLAYSPYMNGKIENLWANVEGRLMAMLEGVTDLTLATLNEATQAWCEYDYNRTVHSEIGATPLARFLAGPDVLRPSPDSDALRLAFTRTEKRTQRQSDGTLVVEARRFEVPNRYRHLRELHVRYAAWDLARVHLLDERSGQVLCRLYPQDKQANARGVRRPLEPLAAAADAPRPPTGAMAPLLQSLMAKQAATGLPPAYLTKDEPPAPEGNEP, encoded by the coding sequence ATGAGCGCATCGAAACACGCTTCAGTCCACGAACGTTGGGCGCATCTGCGCTTCTCGGTGATCGGGCAACTGTTGGCGGCCCCGCCGCCGAAGGGCGAACTGCGCGCCGAGCTCAGGAAGTTGGCTGAGCGCACTTGGCGGCACCCGGTCACGGGCGAGCCGGCGCGCTTTGCGCTCTCGACCATCGAACGCTGGCTGTTGCGGGCGCGGCGCGAGCGGCGCGACCCGGTCGGAGTCCTGCGGCGCAAGGTGCGCGCCGATGCCGGGGTCCAGAAGGTGGGCTCGGCGATCCGGCAAGCGCTGCAGGCGCAGTACGCCGCGCACCCGAGCTGGTCGGTGCAGCTTCACACCGACAACCTGCGGGCGCTCATCGAGCGCGACCCGGCGCTGGGGTCTATGCCATCGTACTCGAGCGTCCGGCGGCTGTTCCAGGCGCAGGGTTGGCGCAAGCGCCAGCGGCTCAGCAGCCGCGATACGGCGGGCGCTCAACGAGCCGAGGCCCGGCTGGCCGCGCGCGAGGTGCGCAGCTACGAGGCCCACTACGTCGGCTCGCTGTGGCACTGGGACTGCCACGTCGGTTCGCGACCGGTGTTGACCGCCGCCGGTCGATGGGCCACGCCAGTGCTCTTCGGCGTGCTCGACGATTGCTCGCGGCTGGGCTGCCACCTGCAGTGGTACCTGCGGGAGAACGCCGAGTGCGTGGCCCACGGTCTGTCGCAGGCAATCCAGAAGCGCGGGCTGCCGCGCGCGGCCATGAGCGACAACGGTGCGGCGATGCTCGCCGCCGAGATCACCGAGGGGCTCGCTCGGCTGGGCATCGCGCACGAGACGACGCTGGCGTACTCGCCATACATGAACGGCAAGATCGAGAACCTGTGGGCGAACGTCGAAGGAAGACTGATGGCGATGCTCGAGGGCGTGACCGACCTGACGCTCGCCACCTTGAACGAAGCGACCCAGGCCTGGTGCGAGTACGACTACAACCGCACCGTGCACTCCGAGATCGGCGCAACGCCGCTGGCGCGTTTCCTCGCCGGCCCCGATGTGCTGCGGCCCAGCCCGGATAGCGACGCGCTGCGGCTGGCCTTCACCCGCACCGAGAAGCGCACCCAGCGCCAGAGCGACGGCACGCTGGTGGTCGAAGCCCGGCGCTTCGAGGTTCCCAACCGCTACCGGCACCTGCGCGAGCTGCACGTGCGCTACGCCGCCTGGGACCTCGCCCGGGTGCACCTGCTCGATGAACGCAGCGGCCAAGTCCTGTGCCGCCTGTACCCGCAGGACAAGCAGGCCAACGCCCGGGGCGTGCGCCGGCCGCTCGAGCCGCTCGCGGCGGCGGCGGACGCGCCTCGACCGCCCACCGGCGCGATGGCCCCGCTGCTGCAGAGTCTGATGGCCAAGCAGGCTGCCACGGGCCTGCCGCCGGCCTACCTGACCAAGGACGAACCACCGGCACCGGAAGGGAACGAACCATGA
- a CDS encoding glycerate dehydrogenase → MNAKKEPVDSGRAEFNEAMARQEAGFWARLMNWRPRNTPSAEAGRQEVIADIERGAAKLREMDRGR, encoded by the coding sequence ATGAACGCGAAGAAAGAGCCGGTCGATTCCGGGCGCGCGGAGTTCAATGAGGCGATGGCCCGGCAGGAGGCTGGCTTCTGGGCGCGATTGATGAACTGGCGCCCGCGCAATACCCCGTCGGCTGAGGCCGGCCGGCAAGAGGTCATCGCCGACATCGAGCGGGGCGCGGCGAAGTTGCGCGAGATGGATCGTGGGCGCTGA
- a CDS encoding uncharacterized protein (Fragment) codes for MEIKMQSKKILGAGFAVAAALACGAARGDDGVEWKMLGPAWSLHGSAAASPQALTPRWNCQNWTTPPGWLPQAGAYWTTSSLPSGYSIINLPGGGTTAASPVVASGKNLTQVICGSQPPVYQRKGWSQTNPALGLERDHRIGGHIDLMFADVVRDSLGVESLMTGVGREWPVARAGSIEIDGGAVAGLWWRSRVAGTWNQDIRREVVPFVLPALSLQEKHTGLGLNIALAPPVHLGGWNLNPTWTLMVQTTFRIP; via the coding sequence ATGGAGATCAAGATGCAAAGCAAGAAGATCCTTGGCGCCGGGTTTGCCGTTGCCGCAGCGCTCGCCTGCGGCGCTGCGCGCGGCGATGATGGTGTCGAATGGAAGATGCTCGGGCCGGCGTGGTCCTTGCACGGATCCGCAGCCGCCAGCCCGCAGGCGCTGACGCCGCGATGGAACTGCCAGAACTGGACAACGCCGCCCGGATGGCTGCCGCAGGCTGGCGCTTACTGGACAACCTCATCTTTGCCGTCCGGATACTCCATTATCAACCTCCCAGGCGGCGGCACCACCGCCGCCAGCCCGGTAGTCGCCTCCGGGAAAAACTTAACGCAGGTGATCTGCGGAAGCCAACCGCCTGTCTACCAGCGTAAAGGCTGGAGTCAAACCAACCCCGCCCTGGGCCTGGAGCGAGATCACCGCATCGGCGGCCACATCGACCTGATGTTTGCCGACGTCGTGCGCGACAGTCTTGGCGTTGAATCGCTGATGACCGGCGTCGGCCGCGAATGGCCTGTCGCCCGCGCCGGATCGATTGAGATCGACGGGGGCGCGGTGGCGGGCTTGTGGTGGCGCAGCCGCGTCGCCGGCACCTGGAATCAGGACATCCGGCGCGAGGTCGTTCCATTTGTCTTGCCGGCGCTCTCACTCCAAGAAAAACACACCGGGCTCGGCCTGAACATCGCGCTCGCCCCGCCTGTACACCTTGGCGGATGGAACCTTAACCCCACCTGGACCCTTATGGTCCAGACCACTTTCCGCATTCCTTGA
- a CDS encoding amidase family protein, whose protein sequence is MSEENQARLLVACADKLEKHAARAISNCASARRAERGFWGRILANWHMRWAIGDLDRIAQCAAILRMVASGGATADEIESALRAVGR, encoded by the coding sequence ATGTCCGAAGAAAACCAAGCCCGCCTGCTCGTAGCCTGCGCGGACAAACTCGAGAAGCACGCCGCGCGGGCCATCAGCAATTGCGCCTCGGCACGCCGCGCCGAGCGTGGCTTTTGGGGGCGAATCCTCGCCAATTGGCACATGCGTTGGGCGATTGGCGACCTGGACCGGATCGCGCAATGCGCGGCGATCCTGCGCATGGTCGCGTCGGGAGGCGCGACGGCGGACGAGATCGAATCGGCGCTCCGCGCCGTCGGGCGCTGA
- a CDS encoding D-lactate dehydrogenase (Cytochrome) produces the protein MDGETKQKIGWCAGVIEGESETALSILEKSGGSMSLACRVRLREALMNTSRHAGTIRRHLDGAPATLQE, from the coding sequence ATGGACGGCGAAACGAAGCAAAAAATTGGATGGTGCGCAGGCGTTATCGAGGGCGAAAGCGAAACCGCCCTGTCCATACTCGAGAAGTCGGGTGGATCCATGAGCCTCGCGTGCCGCGTCCGCTTGCGCGAGGCGCTGATGAACACGTCGCGACATGCGGGAACGATCCGCCGGCACCTGGACGGCGCTCCCGCCACCCTTCAGGAGTGA
- a CDS encoding transposase — protein sequence MILSPAVQAFVYRDVVDMRRGVDGLLRLVTDAFSHSAFSGHVFVFIGSRRDKVKMLWWHSTGFVMLYKRLERGRFPAPHMLASRGLSMAELMAFLEGIDLSRAKRIAHVNASRVA from the coding sequence ATGATTCTGTCGCCCGCGGTACAAGCGTTCGTATACCGCGACGTGGTGGATATGCGCCGCGGGGTCGATGGTCTTCTGCGCCTGGTGACGGATGCGTTTTCGCACTCCGCCTTCAGCGGCCATGTGTTCGTCTTTATCGGAAGCCGCCGAGACAAGGTCAAGATGCTGTGGTGGCACAGCACCGGTTTCGTGATGCTCTACAAGCGCCTGGAACGGGGGCGGTTTCCGGCACCGCACATGCTGGCCTCGCGTGGTTTGTCGATGGCTGAACTCATGGCGTTTCTCGAGGGAATCGACCTCTCGCGCGCAAAGCGCATCGCACACGTGAACGCATCGCGCGTCGCGTAG
- a CDS encoding TraY protein, with translation MLTPSPNDVSVQLLNKVLGVGWDQWATGSAPAGAGSILATMFSSLNIALMSLAGVVLIYTHVRGTADVARTGASRVNTWTFIRQSLAMMLLAPLPGAAGLNVLQVLVMATCSMSIGLADDVWNSGVSYVASNGGQVSPPATTIHLPEDVVAGMLQSAVIAKGLTAEGYAVTPFTTPIMGGPSSIGSGAGSISTGDQTGFVAGYRATGASGKIAPQGIGTVTVRCTPAVCGAVSQGLAAAENAVASAAQAAWSWTTPGQNGTPIPAGLVQQVQAVYANAVQGAIAANLNAANSGLAQSLRDFQTAAQQQGWATAGLYFFNLAKWNSAADANSATVSYHAFDPATLSGSMSGSMSAAIAEVDSYMQSEQATAIGGATTLSAMGAQALPGGACPSAFSGAWAWFSCEASAPALMFNSNAAAAMTGPNPIGALQALGADTISEAEAAGTAYIAVRSGAASALYAATGAQRAADSVPVFGSIGGVVGAAAGSVAAGVRESLRSIGPYLLGALTATLASAAVAAYYLPLLPAVIYTLAVVGWGIVVLEMLVAAPLWAFCHVLPEGDGMMGSSARAGYFHLLDVLARPTLLVFGFFLAILATNGGVWFVGSVMQVAFASAQSGSVTGVIGETAEFVILIGAIFATVTICVRLISLVPTTVMRWMGQSLGIDSGERAAEGHINAAAMMVSRTGAGAAGDAARAAMQQPDKPQHKAPPAQAQE, from the coding sequence ATGCTCACCCCTTCTCCAAATGATGTGTCTGTCCAGTTGCTCAACAAGGTTTTGGGAGTCGGCTGGGACCAATGGGCCACGGGGTCAGCGCCGGCCGGGGCGGGCAGCATCCTCGCCACGATGTTTAGCAGTCTGAACATCGCACTGATGAGTCTCGCCGGGGTGGTCCTGATTTACACCCACGTGCGCGGCACCGCCGACGTCGCCCGCACCGGCGCATCGAGGGTCAACACCTGGACTTTCATCCGCCAATCGCTCGCAATGATGTTGCTTGCTCCGCTCCCTGGGGCCGCTGGCCTGAACGTGCTGCAAGTGCTGGTGATGGCGACCTGCAGCATGAGCATTGGCTTGGCCGATGACGTCTGGAATTCCGGCGTTTCGTACGTTGCGAGCAACGGCGGCCAAGTCTCGCCCCCGGCCACCACCATCCATCTGCCCGAGGATGTCGTCGCTGGCATGCTGCAAAGCGCCGTGATTGCCAAGGGTTTGACCGCCGAGGGTTACGCCGTAACGCCGTTCACCACCCCGATCATGGGCGGCCCGAGTTCCATCGGCAGCGGCGCGGGATCAATCAGTACCGGCGATCAAACGGGGTTCGTCGCGGGCTACCGGGCGACAGGCGCGAGCGGAAAGATTGCCCCGCAAGGCATCGGCACCGTGACCGTGCGCTGCACGCCGGCGGTGTGTGGTGCCGTCTCGCAGGGGCTCGCGGCTGCCGAAAACGCGGTCGCGAGCGCGGCACAGGCCGCATGGAGTTGGACTACGCCCGGGCAAAACGGCACGCCGATCCCTGCGGGGCTTGTGCAGCAAGTGCAGGCGGTCTACGCGAATGCGGTTCAGGGCGCGATTGCGGCGAATCTCAACGCAGCAAATTCGGGTCTCGCGCAGAGCTTGCGCGATTTCCAAACAGCAGCGCAGCAGCAGGGTTGGGCGACGGCAGGACTCTACTTCTTCAATTTGGCGAAGTGGAACTCGGCGGCGGACGCGAACAGCGCGACGGTCAGTTACCACGCATTCGACCCGGCCACGCTCTCAGGCTCGATGTCGGGCTCGATGTCGGCCGCGATTGCGGAGGTGGACAGCTACATGCAAAGCGAACAAGCCACGGCCATCGGCGGCGCGACGACGCTCTCCGCCATGGGCGCGCAAGCGCTCCCGGGCGGGGCGTGCCCCAGCGCGTTCAGCGGCGCGTGGGCCTGGTTTAGCTGTGAAGCGAGCGCGCCGGCATTGATGTTCAACTCGAATGCCGCCGCAGCAATGACCGGACCGAACCCCATCGGGGCTTTGCAGGCGCTTGGGGCCGACACGATCTCCGAGGCCGAGGCGGCCGGCACCGCATACATTGCAGTGCGCAGCGGCGCGGCCAGCGCGCTGTATGCGGCGACCGGAGCCCAAAGAGCCGCTGACAGCGTTCCGGTCTTCGGGTCGATCGGTGGAGTCGTAGGCGCTGCGGCCGGCAGCGTGGCGGCCGGCGTGAGGGAATCGCTGCGGTCGATTGGCCCATATCTGCTCGGGGCGCTCACGGCGACGCTCGCGTCCGCGGCGGTCGCGGCCTACTATCTGCCGCTCTTGCCGGCGGTCATCTACACGCTTGCAGTCGTCGGCTGGGGCATCGTGGTGCTGGAAATGCTCGTGGCGGCTCCCTTGTGGGCGTTTTGCCACGTGCTCCCGGAGGGCGATGGCATGATGGGCTCATCGGCGCGGGCGGGGTACTTTCATCTCCTCGACGTCTTGGCCCGACCGACGCTCCTGGTCTTCGGGTTCTTTCTCGCAATTTTGGCGACCAACGGAGGCGTCTGGTTTGTCGGCAGCGTCATGCAGGTAGCGTTCGCATCGGCACAGTCTGGCTCCGTCACCGGCGTGATCGGCGAAACGGCGGAATTCGTTATCCTCATCGGCGCGATTTTCGCAACCGTGACAATTTGCGTGCGCCTGATCTCGCTCGTGCCGACCACCGTCATGCGCTGGATGGGGCAATCGCTTGGCATCGACTCGGGAGAGCGTGCGGCCGAAGGCCATATCAATGCTGCCGCGATGATGGTGTCGCGCACCGGCGCAGGCGCTGCCGGCGATGCGGCACGCGCCGCGATGCAGCAGCCCGACAAGCCGCAGCACAAGGCGCCGCCGGCGCAGGCTCAGGAGTAG
- a CDS encoding transmembrane protein 184B: MSIYRKFRPDRRIDNKKGPAGPRGPFGPAKPDKHPVPTPNRRNTMRKTILAAAVAAVLTAACASPDLSGDHYSASDTGTAVAVQQAERGVVFTPGQAVLVTMVNGRQRVEPLQTQPIAKR; the protein is encoded by the coding sequence ATGAGCATTTATCGAAAGTTCCGGCCGGATCGCCGGATCGACAACAAGAAAGGCCCCGCCGGGCCGCGCGGGCCTTTCGGCCCAGCGAAGCCCGACAAGCATCCCGTTCCAACCCCCAACAGGAGAAACACTATGCGCAAGACCATCCTCGCCGCCGCCGTTGCGGCGGTTCTGACCGCCGCGTGCGCCTCGCCGGACTTGTCCGGCGACCACTACAGCGCGAGCGACACCGGCACCGCGGTTGCGGTCCAGCAGGCGGAAAGGGGCGTGGTCTTCACGCCCGGCCAAGCCGTGCTCGTCACGATGGTCAACGGCCGCCAGCGAGTCGAACCGCTGCAAACCCAGCCCATCGCGAAACGATAA
- a CDS encoding molybdenum import ATP-binding protein ModC, whose amino-acid sequence MVIAMDAATCPHCSKRRSGMYDLTRLCCAVRMIERAAPVHREAIIGHVIDSAPDEIAQQIRDRFDPQSSLF is encoded by the coding sequence GTGGTGATCGCGATGGACGCCGCCACCTGCCCGCATTGCTCGAAGCGTCGCTCCGGCATGTACGACCTCACGCGCTTGTGCTGCGCCGTGCGCATGATCGAGCGCGCCGCGCCCGTGCACCGCGAGGCGATCATCGGCCACGTGATCGACTCCGCCCCCGACGAGATCGCGCAACAGATCCGCGATCGCTTCGATCCGCAGTCCTCGCTGTTTTGA
- a CDS encoding diguanylate cyclase (GGDEF) domain-containing protein has product MRKIELPPVAHGLGRVLGNPAFLGRVPRIIAIGLVVLMFYQHPSDIGALLFGTPIK; this is encoded by the coding sequence ATGCGAAAAATTGAACTCCCCCCCGTTGCGCACGGCCTCGGGCGCGTGCTTGGGAATCCCGCCTTCCTCGGCCGGGTGCCGCGGATCATTGCGATTGGCTTGGTGGTCCTGATGTTCTATCAGCACCCGAGCGACATCGGCGCGCTGCTTTTCGGGACGCCCATCAAATGA
- a CDS encoding DNA repair protein radc — MRSTQTQRTGNSAKRNVKGAPHPEAVLQDDFFGSPTTTERMREDAVIEQAKRIIARRLNGSRVEMNSPKDVRDYFTLRMQREHEVFAVLFLDAQHRLIACDEIFRGTLNAANVYPREVVKQALHHNAAAVILAHNHPSGVAEPSRADESITQALQRALALIDVRVLDHIVVAGAQTTSFSDRGLL; from the coding sequence ATGCGCAGCACGCAAACCCAACGCACAGGAAATTCGGCGAAACGCAACGTCAAGGGCGCGCCTCACCCGGAAGCAGTTTTGCAAGACGATTTCTTCGGGTCCCCAACCACAACCGAGCGCATGCGTGAAGATGCGGTGATCGAGCAGGCCAAGCGAATCATCGCCCGCCGACTGAACGGTTCCCGGGTGGAAATGAACTCCCCCAAGGACGTTCGCGACTACTTCACGTTGCGCATGCAGCGCGAGCATGAAGTCTTCGCCGTGCTGTTCCTCGACGCTCAGCATCGGCTGATTGCGTGCGACGAAATATTCCGCGGCACGCTCAACGCGGCGAACGTCTACCCGCGCGAGGTCGTCAAGCAGGCCCTACACCACAACGCCGCCGCCGTGATTCTGGCGCACAACCATCCTTCCGGCGTGGCCGAACCCAGCCGCGCCGACGAATCCATCACCCAAGCGCTGCAGCGCGCCTTGGCGCTCATCGACGTTCGAGTTCTCGACCACATCGTCGTAGCGGGCGCGCAGACCACTTCCTTCTCGGACCGCGGCCTGCTGTAG
- a CDS encoding fructose-1-phosphate kinase/fructose-6-phosphate kinase, with protein MSLMDFLHFLHIGKEVFGGERNLTEEKLEAKEGARLRAEGAKADAAQARADDRFSGERARIAQQPLRPRVQQQIAERARNLPGRER; from the coding sequence ATGAGTCTGATGGATTTTCTGCACTTCCTGCACATCGGCAAGGAAGTCTTTGGCGGCGAGCGCAATTTGACCGAAGAAAAACTTGAGGCGAAGGAGGGCGCTAGGCTGCGGGCCGAGGGCGCAAAGGCCGACGCGGCGCAGGCCCGGGCCGACGACCGATTCAGCGGTGAGCGCGCCCGGATCGCGCAGCAACCACTCCGCCCGCGCGTTCAACAGCAAATCGCCGAGCGCGCGCGCAACCTCCCGGGGAGAGAGCGATGA
- a CDS encoding 30S ribosomal protein S5 — protein MNGIFIGPGAADEGGVAHAAEVHTRIAVARNALLAADSAPTIRLMVESNESILAAACPDADSAAELIHFALAQVERRAGMKASRYLAATQIAVRIAEHAIVKEFWTRREGASYAKN, from the coding sequence ATGAATGGAATTTTCATTGGACCGGGCGCGGCGGACGAGGGCGGCGTGGCTCACGCCGCCGAGGTCCACACCCGCATCGCGGTGGCGCGGAACGCCTTGCTTGCCGCCGACAGCGCTCCGACCATCCGGCTGATGGTTGAGTCAAACGAGTCCATCTTGGCTGCCGCCTGCCCCGACGCCGACAGCGCGGCGGAGCTTATCCACTTTGCACTCGCGCAAGTCGAGCGGCGCGCGGGGATGAAGGCCAGCCGCTACCTCGCGGCGACGCAGATCGCGGTCCGCATCGCCGAGCACGCCATTGTCAAAGAGTTTTGGACCCGGCGCGAAGGGGCGAGCTATGCGAAAAATTGA
- a CDS encoding bifunctional DNA primase/polymerase: MSTATLPVEPAWRLAQRPDAQRWLVSELWAEQAVGIVGGEPKCCKSFLALDLAVAVASGRPCLRRFAVPNPGRVLLYAAEDASHVVRQRLDGICAAAGCRLAELDVQVITAPILRLDLPADRAALERTVAELQPRLLILDPFVRLHRIDENASGEVAPLLAYLRELQRRYAASVLLVHHARKSAGAMRAGQALRGSSEFHAWGDSNLYLRRANDALSLTIEHRAASSPPGIQLELRADGDALALRPVQPSSDPPPPPAGLDERITAALLAAANPMSIHALRAQCRVRNASLYERLAALTAAGRLQRTADGYRLADRN; this comes from the coding sequence GTGAGCACCGCGACGCTGCCGGTCGAGCCGGCCTGGCGCTTGGCCCAGCGGCCCGACGCGCAGCGCTGGCTGGTCAGCGAACTCTGGGCCGAGCAGGCGGTGGGCATCGTCGGCGGCGAGCCCAAGTGCTGCAAGAGCTTCCTCGCGCTCGACTTGGCCGTGGCGGTCGCCTCGGGTCGCCCTTGCCTGCGGCGCTTCGCCGTGCCCAATCCCGGCAGGGTGCTGCTATACGCGGCCGAGGATGCCTCGCACGTCGTGCGCCAGCGGCTCGATGGCATCTGCGCCGCCGCCGGCTGTCGGCTGGCCGAGTTGGACGTGCAGGTGATCACCGCGCCCATCCTGCGACTCGACCTGCCGGCCGATCGCGCGGCCCTCGAGCGCACCGTCGCCGAACTGCAACCGCGCCTGCTGATCCTCGACCCCTTCGTGCGCCTGCATCGCATCGACGAGAACGCCAGCGGCGAGGTAGCCCCTCTGCTCGCCTACCTGCGCGAGTTGCAGCGCCGCTACGCCGCTTCCGTGCTGCTGGTGCACCATGCACGCAAATCCGCCGGCGCCATGCGCGCCGGCCAGGCGCTGCGCGGCTCCTCCGAGTTCCACGCCTGGGGCGACTCGAACCTGTACCTGCGCCGCGCAAACGATGCGCTCAGCCTGACGATCGAACATCGCGCCGCGTCGTCGCCGCCCGGCATCCAGCTCGAGCTGCGGGCCGACGGCGATGCACTGGCCTTGCGACCCGTACAACCGTCGTCCGATCCGCCGCCACCGCCCGCCGGCCTCGACGAACGCATCACCGCCGCGCTGCTGGCCGCCGCTAACCCAATGAGCATCCACGCTCTGCGCGCCCAATGCCGCGTACGCAACGCCTCCCTCTACGAGCGCCTCGCCGCACTGACCGCCGCCGGTCGACTTCAGCGCACCGCCGACGGCTACCGACTCGCCGATCGCAACTGA